The nucleotide window TTTGTCCCCTACTAGTTCGAAATATTTTTTATGCTGTTCCTCATCACCATGTGCAAAATTAAGCCTTATAACGTCTGTGTATTTCAACAATTCATCTACTAATTTTTCACTAGAAGGCCCCAATGTGGATATAATTTTGGTCTTTCTTTTAGACATATCTAGGTAGACCCTTAGTATCTCCTAGTATGTTACCGAATTTATTGTTTATCTTAGCTATTACTAACATCCCAGCGTTTCTTACTAGATAATAAGTGTTGAGGAACTCATTAGGTGTTAGTGACTCCATGAAAACTAACCTCAATACTTGAATTACATCTGGGGTTTCCGACCCTGGAGGTAAAAAAGCGAAATCGACACCCATTTTAAGGAGGTCTTCTGTGAGCTCTTGGAAGAACTTTCTTTTCTCATCTTTCTTTAGTTCATTTATCGCCGACTTATGGTTAGGATGAATTAAAATTCCCATAGAAATAAGATAGAACTTTGAGGAGTCGTTAGGTCTTATAATATCTATTGAAGGAAATCCTTGAGGAGGGGCTGTAACAATGTGAAAGGCTTCTTTAGCTTGTGGTGGAATAGTTATAGAAAGCCCAAGTTCTTTAATTATCGTTTCTAGTTCTTTGTCATTCATCATATTTACTTGAATTCTAATAATTTAGCACTTTCGCTTAATCTTTTAACTCTCCCTATCAGTTCAGTAGTGTGGAACAACATAACAAAATAGTTACGAGTGTAATAATTTTGTTTCTCGTAATCGGTACAA belongs to Stygiolobus caldivivus and includes:
- a CDS encoding DUF2299 domain-containing protein, whose protein sequence is MMNDKELETIIKELGLSITIPPQAKEAFHIVTAPPQGFPSIDIIRPNDSSKFYLISMGILIHPNHKSAINELKKDEKRKFFQELTEDLLKMGVDFAFLPPGSETPDVIQVLRLVFMESLTPNEFLNTYYLVRNAGMLVIAKINNKFGNILGDTKGLPRYV